The Acidimicrobiales bacterium sequence GTCTCGCGTTCGGCGTCGCCCGGATCGCCCAGGAACAGGGCGCCGAGATCGCGCTCACCGGGGCCGGCCGGGGCCTGCGGCTCACCGAGCGCACCGCCCGCAAGCTGCCTCAGCCCTGCGAGGTCCACGAGCTCGACGTCACCGAGCCGGCCCAGGTCGAGGCGCTGCGCGACACGCTCTCGAACACCTGGGGACGGGTCGACGGGGCGCTGCACTCCATCGGCTTCGCGCCCGAGGCGATCCTGGGTGACGACTTCATGGGCGGCACCTGGGACGACGTGAAGGTCGCCCTCGAGATCTCGGCCTACTCGCTGAAGGTGGTGGCCGAGGCCACCGCGCCGCTCATGACGAAGGGCGGTTCCATCGTCGGGCTCACCTTCGACGCCACCGTCGCCTGGCCGGCCTACAACTGGATGGGCGTGGCCAAGGCCGCGTTGGAATCGACCAACCGGTATCTCGCGCGGGCGCTGGGTCCGCAGGGCATCCGCTGCAACCTCGTGGCCGCCGGGCCGATCCGCACGATCGCCGCGAAGTCGATCCCCGGCTTCGCCGCCTTCGAGGAGGTGTGGGACGAGAAGGCGCCGCTCGGGTGGGACGTCAACGACTCCACCGCCGTCGCCGAGAGCACGGTCGCGCTGCTGTCCGACTGGTTCCGGGGAACGACCGGTTCGATCATCCACGTGGACGGCGGCTATCACAGCATCGGCGCCTGACCGCGGCCGTCCCGCCCTCCTGATCGTCGGCGGCACCGGCCTGCTCGGGCGGGCACTCTGCCGCATCGCGCCGCCCTCCGCCGCCGCGACCCATTGCTCGTCGCCGCCCGTCGCCGGCGTGTCCACGTGGCACCACATCGACCTGCGCGACGGCGGCACGGACGGCGCCGCGCTGGTCGACGAGCTGCGCCCGGACACCGTGGTCAACGCGGCCTACGTCGCCTCCGGCCCCGACCTCGACGCCATCACCGCCCGGGCCCCCGGCGCGCTCGCGGCGGCCTGTGCCCGGGTCGGGGCGCGGTTCGTCCACGTGTCGACCGACGTGGTCTTCGACGGCACGACCGACCGCCCCTACCGCGAGGACGACCCGGTCTCGCCACCCCATGACTACGGCCGGGCGAAGGCCGACGCCGAGGCCGCGGTCGCCGACGCGGATCCCGGCGCGGTGATCGTGCGCACCAGCCTCCTCTACGGCGATACAGACGACCCCGGTCACCAGGCCGCGATGGTCACCGACCCGTCGATGCGGTTCTTCGACGACGAGTACCGCTGCCCGCTCGCGGTCACGTCACTCGCCCACGCGTGCCTCGAACTCGCCGAGCGCCGCGACATCGCGGGGCCGCTCCACGTCGCCGGCGCCGACATCGTTGACCGCCACGAGTTCGCCCGCCGTCTCGCCCCGCTCGTGGGGGTCGACGCGGCGGCTGTGGTCGGAGCGCCCGGCCCGGCGGACGGATCCCGGCCGCGGAACTGCCCGCTCGACACGAGCCGGGCCCGCTCGCTGCTCACCACTCCCCTGCCGGGCGTACGCGAGATCCTG is a genomic window containing:
- the fabI gene encoding enoyl-ACP reductase FabI, with the translated sequence MGLLDGKKILITGVLTDASLAFGVARIAQEQGAEIALTGAGRGLRLTERTARKLPQPCEVHELDVTEPAQVEALRDTLSNTWGRVDGALHSIGFAPEAILGDDFMGGTWDDVKVALEISAYSLKVVAEATAPLMTKGGSIVGLTFDATVAWPAYNWMGVAKAALESTNRYLARALGPQGIRCNLVAAGPIRTIAAKSIPGFAAFEEVWDEKAPLGWDVNDSTAVAESTVALLSDWFRGTTGSIIHVDGGYHSIGA
- a CDS encoding sugar nucleotide-binding protein, translated to MVGGTGLLGRALCRIAPPSAAATHCSSPPVAGVSTWHHIDLRDGGTDGAALVDELRPDTVVNAAYVASGPDLDAITARAPGALAAACARVGARFVHVSTDVVFDGTTDRPYREDDPVSPPHDYGRAKADAEAAVADADPGAVIVRTSLLYGDTDDPGHQAAMVTDPSMRFFDDEYRCPLAVTSLAHACLELAERRDIAGPLHVAGADIVDRHEFARRLAPLVGVDAAAVVGAPGPADGSRPRNCPLDTSRARSLLTTPLPGVREILR